A region of Natribaculum luteum DNA encodes the following proteins:
- a CDS encoding complex I subunit 5 family protein, with protein MLVALLTAVVTLLLRQRVRARVVVSVAGGLGYALAVAALCWQVVLAPDAPGIATYQVGDWPAPYGITLVADGLSAFMLAMVATVAAAATVFSARYVPSSERRTFYHPLFHFLLLGVTGSFLTGDLFNLFVWFEVMLMTSYVFVAFYGGPLHTRAAFWYVSLNLVASAVFLLAVGGLYATVGTLNMADMARRLAEPAAYGIDTRPTVGLLALLLSVFALKAGLVPFQFWIPTAYRAAPPPVTALLAAASKKVGIYAIVRVSFTVFADAAVVVRLPGIEPTTPLAFVGAVLFVMATGSILVGGLGAIDRDSLEGVLAYSSIGQVGFIAVPVAVAATTTAPGLRRFAILAALVYALNHSLAKGLLFLAAGTVRHATGTIRFDGLGGLARHFPTLSGTFLLGALSLVGIPPLSGFFGKFLVFDAAVRADASAVIALLLVGSLLTIAYATRAWNRGFWGARSPTVEDATIDPVQVAVLVALATVILAVGVGFDPIYRFADAAAGAALDAETYVDAVAPRGGESG; from the coding sequence ATGCTCGTCGCCCTCCTCACGGCCGTGGTGACGCTGTTGCTCCGTCAGCGGGTTCGCGCTCGAGTTGTCGTCAGCGTCGCGGGCGGACTCGGGTACGCGCTCGCGGTCGCGGCGCTTTGCTGGCAGGTCGTCCTCGCGCCGGACGCGCCGGGAATCGCGACCTACCAGGTCGGCGACTGGCCGGCACCGTACGGCATCACGCTCGTCGCCGACGGGCTGTCGGCGTTCATGCTGGCGATGGTCGCCACGGTCGCGGCGGCGGCGACCGTCTTCTCGGCGCGGTACGTTCCGTCGTCCGAGCGGCGGACGTTCTACCATCCGCTGTTTCACTTCCTGTTGCTCGGCGTCACCGGGTCGTTTCTCACCGGCGACCTGTTCAACCTGTTCGTCTGGTTCGAGGTGATGTTGATGACCAGTTACGTCTTCGTCGCCTTCTACGGCGGCCCCCTCCACACGCGCGCAGCGTTCTGGTACGTCTCGCTCAACCTCGTGGCGAGTGCCGTCTTCTTGCTCGCGGTCGGGGGTCTCTACGCGACGGTCGGCACGCTCAACATGGCCGACATGGCGCGGCGACTGGCCGAGCCAGCGGCCTACGGCATCGACACCCGTCCGACAGTCGGACTGCTGGCGCTGTTGCTCTCCGTGTTCGCGCTCAAGGCAGGGCTCGTCCCGTTCCAGTTCTGGATCCCGACGGCCTACCGGGCGGCACCGCCGCCGGTGACCGCGCTCCTCGCCGCCGCGAGCAAGAAGGTCGGCATCTACGCGATCGTCCGGGTCTCGTTTACGGTGTTCGCCGACGCGGCCGTCGTCGTCCGACTCCCGGGGATCGAACCCACGACGCCACTCGCGTTCGTCGGGGCCGTACTGTTCGTCATGGCCACCGGCAGCATCCTCGTCGGCGGCCTCGGCGCGATCGACCGCGACTCCCTCGAGGGCGTCCTCGCGTACTCGAGCATCGGGCAGGTCGGCTTTATCGCCGTTCCAGTCGCGGTCGCGGCGACGACGACGGCACCCGGGCTCCGCCGGTTCGCGATCCTCGCAGCGCTGGTGTACGCGCTCAACCACTCGCTGGCCAAGGGGCTGCTGTTTCTCGCGGCCGGGACGGTCAGACACGCGACCGGAACGATCCGATTCGACGGGTTAGGTGGGCTGGCCAGGCACTTTCCCACCCTCTCCGGGACGTTCCTGCTCGGTGCGCTCTCGCTCGTCGGCATCCCGCCACTGTCGGGGTTCTTCGGCAAGTTCCTCGTGTTCGACGCCGCGGTTCGGGCGGACGCGTCGGCCGTGATCGCGCTCTTGCTCGTCGGATCGCTGCTGACGATCGCCTACGCGACGCGGGCGTGGAACCGCGGCTTCTGGGGTGCCCGCTCGCCGACTGTCGAAGACGCCACGATCGACCCGGTACAGGTGGCCGTCCTCGTCGCCCTCGCGACCGTGATCCTCGCGGTCGGCGTCGGGTTCGACCCGATCTACCGGTTCGCGGACGCCGCCGCCGGGGCCGCACTCGACGCGGAGACCTACGTCGACGCCGTCGCGCCGCGGGGAGGTGAGAGCGGATGA
- a CDS encoding Na+/H+ antiporter subunit E, with amino-acid sequence MNVRTWPIAGIVFAVLWVFVRGIELSPAAIVGQFLAGLVVGLPVAFVFRRLYVKRVDLRQTVHGLPFVGLYFLAFTYEVVRANVDVAYRVLAPGTQIDPEVIAIPLRVETDLAITTLANSITITPGTVTLDHEPDANELYVHVIDGTDLESTVEPIHRWEDYALEIFDERLSPDDPPGEIRSTGEETDD; translated from the coding sequence ATGAACGTCCGAACCTGGCCGATCGCGGGGATCGTCTTCGCCGTGCTGTGGGTGTTCGTCCGCGGCATCGAACTGTCGCCGGCCGCGATCGTCGGCCAGTTCCTCGCCGGTCTCGTCGTCGGCCTGCCGGTCGCGTTCGTCTTCCGGCGACTGTACGTAAAGCGCGTGGACCTCCGGCAAACTGTCCATGGACTCCCCTTCGTCGGCCTGTACTTTCTGGCGTTTACCTACGAGGTCGTCCGCGCGAACGTCGACGTCGCCTACCGCGTCCTCGCCCCCGGGACGCAGATCGATCCGGAGGTCATCGCGATCCCGCTTCGCGTCGAGACCGACCTCGCGATCACCACCCTCGCGAACAGCATCACGATCACGCCAGGAACGGTCACGCTGGACCACGAACCCGACGCGAACGAACTGTACGTCCACGTCATCGACGGTACCGACCTCGAGTCGACCGTCGAACCGATCCACCGATGGGAAGACTACGCACTCGAGATATTCGACGAACGGCTGTCCCCGGACGATCCGCCGGGCGAGATCCGCAGCACTGGAGAGGAGACCGATGACTGA
- a CDS encoding monovalent cation/H+ antiporter complex subunit F: MTEATPAFLETTINAALILVSGLCVLCGYRVIRGPTIPDRVVALDAIATNVVAIATLFALLTGRGLFITVSLVLAIIGFIATVAVAKYIIEGEVIE, encoded by the coding sequence ATGACTGAGGCCACACCCGCCTTCCTCGAGACGACGATCAACGCGGCGCTGATCCTCGTCAGCGGGCTCTGTGTCCTCTGTGGCTACCGCGTCATCCGGGGGCCGACGATCCCGGATCGAGTGGTCGCACTGGACGCCATCGCGACCAACGTGGTCGCGATCGCCACGCTGTTTGCCCTCCTGACGGGGCGCGGGCTGTTTATCACCGTCAGTCTCGTACTCGCGATCATCGGCTTCATCGCGACGGTCGCCGTCGCGAAGTACATCATCGAGGGAGAGGTGATCGAATGA
- the mnhG gene encoding monovalent cation/H(+) antiporter subunit G produces MIRAAVIAALVVVGTFFLTVGTIGLLRFPNVYNRMHATSKPTTLGTAAIFLAGFVEFGPGSEGLTALVGIAFLFLTVPSGAHMIARSAEQVGVPFLGSVTWPGESSAAIVDDEPEADD; encoded by the coding sequence ATGATCCGCGCCGCAGTAATCGCCGCGCTCGTCGTCGTCGGCACGTTCTTCCTGACCGTCGGGACGATCGGCCTGCTCCGGTTCCCGAACGTCTACAACCGCATGCACGCGACGAGCAAGCCGACGACGCTCGGGACGGCCGCGATCTTCCTGGCCGGCTTCGTCGAGTTCGGTCCCGGCAGCGAAGGGCTCACCGCGCTCGTCGGGATCGCCTTCCTCTTTCTGACCGTCCCGTCGGGTGCACACATGATCGCCCGGTCGGCCGAGCAGGTCGGCGTCCCCTTCCTGGGCAGCGTGACCTGGCCGGGCGAGTCGTCGGCGGCAATCGTCGATGACGAACCCGAAGCCGACGACTGA
- a CDS encoding class I SAM-dependent methyltransferase has product MGTAHERVDPERTDALLESLLEAAGSAMALFGIHVGDRLGYYDALAAGPHTSTELADATDTHERYAREWLEHQTVTGVLTVENAGDEPADRRYALPESYVEVFCDPDSLNYFTPLATLIAGVGLPLEDVIDAFRTGGGVPFSAYGDVTHEGIAALNRPAFLSQLGPEWLASIPDVDARLCEGGRVADVGCGHGWSSIGVAEHYPETVVDGFDLDEASVERAADHVSARRLEDRVTVTHRDAADVDADGEYDLVMAFECVHDLSDPVGVLETMRRLAGEDGAVLVVDERAGETFTPAGNDVEPLLYGFSVLHCLPVGMADEPGVGTGTVMRPGTLERYATDAGFSAVEVLPIENFFFRFYRLHAASA; this is encoded by the coding sequence ATGGGAACAGCTCACGAACGGGTCGACCCGGAACGAACCGACGCGCTGCTCGAGTCGCTGCTCGAGGCTGCCGGCAGCGCAATGGCGCTCTTCGGTATCCACGTCGGGGATCGGCTGGGCTACTACGACGCGCTGGCGGCCGGGCCACACACCTCGACGGAACTGGCCGACGCGACGGACACACACGAGCGCTACGCCCGCGAGTGGCTCGAACACCAGACGGTCACGGGCGTGCTGACGGTCGAGAACGCTGGCGACGAGCCGGCCGACAGGCGGTACGCGCTCCCGGAAAGTTACGTCGAGGTGTTCTGTGACCCCGACAGCCTGAACTACTTCACCCCGCTCGCGACGCTCATCGCGGGGGTGGGGCTCCCGCTCGAGGACGTGATCGACGCGTTCCGAACCGGCGGCGGCGTCCCGTTTTCGGCCTACGGCGACGTCACCCACGAGGGGATCGCGGCGCTGAACCGGCCAGCCTTTCTCAGCCAGCTCGGTCCCGAGTGGCTGGCGAGCATCCCCGACGTCGACGCGCGTCTGTGCGAGGGCGGACGGGTCGCGGACGTCGGCTGCGGTCACGGCTGGTCGAGCATCGGGGTCGCCGAACACTACCCCGAGACCGTCGTCGACGGCTTCGACCTCGACGAGGCGTCGGTCGAGCGGGCGGCCGACCACGTCTCCGCCCGGAGACTCGAGGACCGCGTCACCGTCACTCACCGCGACGCGGCCGACGTCGACGCCGACGGCGAGTACGACCTCGTGATGGCATTCGAGTGCGTCCACGACCTCTCGGATCCCGTCGGCGTTCTCGAGACGATGCGCCGACTCGCAGGCGAGGACGGAGCCGTCCTGGTCGTCGACGAACGCGCCGGCGAGACGTTCACGCCGGCGGGCAACGACGTCGAACCGCTCCTGTACGGCTTCAGCGTGCTTCACTGTCTGCCGGTCGGTATGGCAGACGAACCGGGTGTGGGTACCGGAACTGTCATGCGGCCGGGGACGCTCGAGAGGTACGCGACCGACGCCGGGTTCTCGGCGGTCGAGGTGTTGCCGATCGAGAACTTCTTCTTCCGGTTCTACCGGCTCCACGCGGCGAGTGCATGA
- a CDS encoding SHOCT domain-containing protein, whose product MDDGVRERIRENATEIVSILVTGIWLAAMVTDQSWWFAALLVGYVVVVPLVAILFDDETDRRERHDDRSSEDATADATTSDRAAADDRDALETLRDRYARGELTDEQFERKLERLLETETLEETSEWHGRRERDQGGEDGREPAFDRE is encoded by the coding sequence ATGGACGACGGCGTTCGGGAACGAATTCGGGAGAACGCGACCGAGATCGTCTCGATACTCGTCACTGGAATCTGGCTCGCGGCGATGGTCACCGACCAGTCGTGGTGGTTCGCCGCGTTGCTCGTCGGCTACGTCGTCGTCGTGCCGCTCGTCGCCATCCTGTTCGACGACGAGACGGATCGACGCGAGCGGCACGACGACCGGTCGAGCGAGGACGCCACCGCGGACGCGACGACCAGCGACCGGGCAGCCGCGGACGACCGCGACGCACTCGAGACCCTCCGCGATCGCTACGCACGTGGCGAACTGACCGACGAGCAGTTCGAACGCAAACTCGAGCGACTGCTCGAGACGGAGACGCTCGAGGAGACGTCCGAGTGGCACGGACGGCGGGAGCGCGACCAGGGTGGCGAGGACGGCCGCGAACCGGCGTTCGACCGGGAGTAG
- a CDS encoding DHH family phosphoesterase: MGNCIICGKPVDGLVCETHEEDAVFEFEGDSPSQLTPGRYYRGTVDGYADFGVFVDLGDHVTGLLHRSELDRRLESLDWEPGDTVYVQVLDVRDNGNVDLGWSIRQADREFRGTLIDAPGGERMPGEDESSEPDESTADAGDETDAVTNGSGTTADESEPATPTMEVEEPESPLKPTSVGSLDDQVGSVVRLEGEITGVRQTSGPTVFELSDETGAVECAAFEEAGVRAYPAVDVDDVVALEGEVERRHGSLQVETETLEILEGDDRTEVEQRLEDAIQQEARPEAVDLFADHDAVAAVEDDLLEAATTIRRAVMEARPIVVRHSATADGYVAGAAIERAVLPLIREKHTRDDAEYHYFERRPLDGRVYDMDAATGDVTSMLEARDRHGEQLPLVVLVDAGSTAESTDGYDLLELYGAKRLVIDDSHADAEIAGEVSVAVNPTLGDVDGDDVTSTALAANVAAHVNDDVREDLTHLPAVSYWEGVPDAYTEIAAEAGYDETDISERREAVALEAYYQSYKDKRELVVDLLFDGASGLAAHVSEQFRDKLETELETARENLETRSVGDVTVAVLDTAAFTHRFDFPPTELLLDELHRRDREDDRFVTLGLDEDELHVRATTTVDVRELGETIAETVPDAGVRVVGGHDGYVEFLSGERGAVRDAALDALGDTLA, from the coding sequence ATGGGCAACTGTATCATCTGCGGCAAGCCCGTCGACGGGCTCGTCTGTGAGACCCACGAGGAGGACGCCGTCTTCGAGTTCGAAGGCGACTCCCCCTCGCAACTCACCCCCGGTCGCTACTACCGGGGTACTGTCGATGGTTACGCCGATTTCGGCGTCTTCGTCGACCTGGGCGACCACGTCACGGGACTGCTGCACCGAAGCGAACTCGATCGCCGGCTCGAGAGCCTAGACTGGGAGCCGGGTGACACCGTCTACGTACAGGTACTCGACGTCAGAGACAACGGCAACGTCGACCTCGGCTGGTCGATTCGACAGGCAGACCGCGAGTTCCGCGGGACGCTGATCGACGCCCCCGGTGGCGAACGTATGCCAGGCGAGGACGAGTCGAGCGAACCGGACGAGTCGACCGCCGATGCGGGCGACGAGACCGACGCCGTGACCAACGGCAGCGGGACGACGGCCGACGAGAGCGAACCGGCCACCCCGACGATGGAGGTCGAAGAGCCCGAATCCCCGCTCAAGCCGACGAGCGTCGGTTCGCTCGACGACCAGGTCGGGAGCGTCGTCCGCCTCGAGGGCGAAATCACCGGCGTCCGCCAGACCAGCGGCCCGACAGTGTTCGAACTCAGCGACGAGACGGGTGCCGTCGAGTGTGCCGCCTTCGAGGAGGCAGGCGTTCGTGCCTACCCCGCAGTCGACGTCGACGACGTCGTCGCACTCGAGGGCGAAGTCGAGCGCCGCCACGGCAGTCTGCAGGTCGAGACGGAGACCCTCGAGATTCTCGAGGGCGACGACCGAACGGAAGTCGAGCAGCGACTCGAGGACGCCATCCAGCAGGAGGCGCGTCCGGAGGCGGTCGACCTCTTTGCCGACCACGACGCCGTCGCCGCGGTCGAGGACGACCTCCTCGAGGCGGCGACGACGATCCGTCGTGCGGTCATGGAAGCGCGTCCGATCGTCGTCCGCCACAGTGCGACCGCCGACGGCTACGTCGCCGGTGCGGCCATCGAACGCGCCGTCCTGCCGCTGATCCGCGAGAAACACACCCGCGACGACGCCGAGTACCACTACTTCGAGCGACGGCCGCTCGACGGACGGGTCTACGACATGGACGCCGCCACGGGCGACGTCACGTCGATGCTCGAGGCGCGAGATCGACACGGCGAACAGCTCCCGCTGGTCGTGCTGGTCGACGCCGGCTCGACGGCCGAGTCGACAGACGGCTACGACCTCCTCGAGCTCTACGGCGCGAAGCGGCTGGTGATCGACGACAGCCACGCCGACGCGGAGATCGCCGGCGAGGTGTCCGTGGCTGTCAACCCGACGCTCGGCGACGTCGACGGCGACGACGTCACGTCCACGGCGCTTGCGGCGAACGTCGCCGCCCACGTCAACGACGACGTGCGCGAGGACCTCACGCACCTCCCCGCGGTCAGTTACTGGGAGGGCGTGCCGGACGCCTACACCGAGATCGCGGCCGAGGCAGGCTACGACGAGACCGACATCTCCGAGCGCCGCGAAGCCGTCGCGCTCGAGGCCTACTACCAGTCGTACAAGGACAAGCGCGAACTCGTCGTCGACCTGCTGTTCGACGGCGCCAGCGGCCTCGCCGCACACGTCTCCGAACAGTTCCGCGACAAACTCGAGACCGAACTCGAGACCGCACGCGAGAACCTCGAGACCCGGTCGGTCGGCGACGTCACGGTCGCCGTCCTCGACACGGCGGCGTTCACCCACCGCTTTGACTTCCCGCCGACGGAGTTACTGCTCGACGAACTCCACCGGCGCGACCGCGAGGACGACCGGTTCGTCACGCTCGGCCTCGACGAGGACGAACTCCACGTTCGCGCGACCACGACCGTCGACGTCCGCGAACTTGGCGAGACGATCGCCGAGACCGTCCCCGACGCCGGCGTCCGCGTCGTCGGCGGCCACGACGGCTACGTCGAATTCCTCTCTGGCGAACGCGGTGCGGTTCGCGACGCCGCACTCGACGCACTCGGCGACACGCTCGCGTAA
- a CDS encoding metal-dependent hydrolase translates to MQLTWHGHSTWHVTVGDTELLIDPFFDNPKTDLEPSDVETPDYVLLTHGHADHIAHAGEFSDATLVATPELVSYAQEEFGFEDAVGGMGMNLGGTVECGDAYVTMHRADHTNGIMTENDRSAGMPAGFVVSDTKPTQSADEESETFYHAGDTGLMTEMRDVIAPFLEPDAAAVPIGDHFTMGPWQAAVAVDWLDVDHAFPMHYDTFPPIEQDPEDFAREVRATGSDAEVHALEADEPFDLGERLP, encoded by the coding sequence ATGCAACTCACCTGGCACGGCCACTCGACGTGGCACGTCACCGTCGGCGACACGGAACTGCTGATCGACCCGTTCTTCGACAACCCGAAGACGGACCTCGAGCCGTCGGACGTGGAGACGCCGGACTACGTGCTGTTGACCCACGGCCACGCCGACCACATCGCCCACGCGGGTGAGTTCTCGGACGCGACGCTCGTGGCAACGCCGGAACTCGTCTCCTACGCCCAGGAGGAGTTCGGCTTCGAGGACGCCGTCGGGGGGATGGGGATGAACCTCGGCGGCACCGTCGAGTGTGGCGACGCCTACGTGACGATGCACCGGGCCGACCACACCAACGGCATCATGACCGAAAACGACCGGAGCGCCGGGATGCCCGCTGGCTTCGTCGTCTCGGATACGAAGCCGACCCAGAGCGCAGACGAGGAGAGCGAGACGTTCTACCACGCTGGCGACACCGGACTCATGACCGAGATGCGCGACGTCATCGCGCCCTTCTTGGAGCCCGATGCCGCTGCCGTCCCGATCGGCGACCACTTCACCATGGGTCCCTGGCAGGCCGCCGTCGCCGTCGACTGGCTCGACGTCGACCACGCCTTCCCGATGCACTACGACACCTTCCCGCCGATCGAACAGGACCCCGAGGACTTCGCCCGCGAGGTCAGGGCGACGGGTAGCGACGCCGAGGTCCACGCCCTCGAGGCCGACGAACCGTTCGATCTCGGCGAGCGACTTCCCTGA
- a CDS encoding OsmC family protein: MSKDVTTISEEGFSATNEIREFETEIDATAEDAPDTLEALLAAYGSCYVPALRVGGQQRDVEDLGRIEIDVSGDLNDDDKLESISFDIRVEEDVDDEKGEAIIERAFELCKVHDALKDSLHADASFEGGAF; this comes from the coding sequence ATGTCGAAAGACGTCACCACCATCTCCGAGGAGGGGTTCAGTGCGACCAACGAGATTCGCGAGTTCGAGACCGAGATCGACGCGACTGCCGAGGACGCCCCGGACACGCTCGAGGCCCTGCTCGCGGCCTACGGCTCCTGTTACGTCCCCGCGCTCCGCGTCGGCGGCCAGCAACGCGACGTCGAGGACCTCGGGCGCATCGAGATCGACGTCTCGGGCGACCTCAACGACGACGACAAACTCGAGTCGATCAGTTTCGACATTCGCGTCGAGGAGGACGTCGACGACGAGAAGGGAGAGGCGATCATCGAGCGCGCGTTCGAACTCTGTAAAGTCCACGACGCGCTGAAAGACAGCCTCCACGCCGACGCGTCGTTCGAGGGGGGCGCGTTCTAA
- a CDS encoding DUF5799 family protein: protein MTEDSWTDRIVGERMTVDQEFSSRIAGSRFTSQEWSLIMTATEFEIEHPEDPDRARIVANTEKIEQILPELENVRSQVGAMGGATPDQNSGSGGGIVDSIKGALGMGGGGGDSYEAEREAAETLTQEYAEQLQSHLESNGRWDSIRDSVADE, encoded by the coding sequence ATGACCGAGGACTCGTGGACCGACAGGATCGTCGGCGAACGGATGACCGTCGATCAGGAGTTCTCCTCGCGGATCGCCGGCTCTCGATTCACGAGCCAGGAGTGGAGTCTCATCATGACTGCCACCGAGTTCGAGATCGAACATCCCGAGGACCCCGATCGAGCGAGAATCGTCGCCAACACGGAAAAAATCGAGCAGATCCTGCCCGAACTCGAGAACGTCCGCTCGCAGGTCGGGGCGATGGGCGGTGCGACGCCGGACCAGAACTCCGGGTCTGGCGGCGGTATCGTCGACTCGATCAAGGGCGCACTCGGGATGGGCGGTGGCGGCGGCGATTCCTACGAGGCCGAACGCGAGGCGGCCGAGACGCTCACCCAGGAGTACGCCGAACAGCTACAGTCACACCTCGAGTCCAACGGCCGGTGGGACTCGATTCGCGACTCCGTCGCCGACGAGTAG
- a CDS encoding DUF7557 family protein — MPTVELDEETIERLDALRVEDESYDELVRELINIYEASEYTMFHAGD; from the coding sequence ATGCCTACGGTCGAACTCGACGAGGAGACGATCGAGCGTCTCGACGCGCTGCGCGTCGAAGACGAGTCGTACGACGAACTCGTCCGTGAACTCATCAACATCTACGAAGCCAGCGAGTACACGATGTTCCATGCAGGCGACTGA
- a CDS encoding DUF7545 family protein, with product MSDDVETITFTIESENGDEDDVTLPAGLVELVAEGGQSPTETVGDIALLSFASRAHHIVHHGEEADAELEAQEARVMDLFEERFGVTFGEATGHQH from the coding sequence ATGTCAGACGACGTCGAGACGATCACGTTCACGATCGAGTCCGAAAACGGCGACGAAGACGACGTAACGCTCCCGGCCGGACTGGTCGAGCTGGTCGCCGAAGGCGGGCAGTCGCCGACCGAAACCGTCGGCGACATCGCGTTGCTCTCCTTTGCCAGTCGCGCACACCACATCGTTCACCACGGCGAGGAAGCCGACGCGGAACTCGAGGCACAGGAAGCGCGCGTGATGGACCTGTTCGAGGAGCGTTTTGGCGTTACGTTCGGCGAAGCCACCGGCCACCAGCACTGA